In the Leptospira wolffii serovar Khorat str. Khorat-H2 genome, TTTTTCTCTGCTTCCAATATCCCACCAGCATTCCGGGTGTGACCATCGGAAATTTCTTACGTACGATTCTAAAGTCGGTGAGAGGTAAAGATCTTCCCGTGAAGGAATTCCGAAAAGAATTGAAAGAGGCCACGGCACTCTTGGAAGTTCCGGATGCGTGGATCGGAAGATACGTAAACGACGGTTTTTCCGGAGGAGAAAAGAAGAGGAACGAGATCCTACAAATGACTCTTCTTAAACCTAAGCTTTCCGTTTTGGACGAGACGGATTCGGGACTGGATATAGACGCTCTACGGATCATCAGCGAAGGGATCACCAAGAATAAATCCGCAGATCGGTCCATTCTTCTCATCACTCATTACCAGAGGATGTTAAACTATGTGACCCCCGATTTCGTTCACGTATTCGCTCAAGGCAAGATCCTGAAGACGGGAGGAAGCGAGCTCGCGCTGGAACTGGAAGAAAAAGGATACGACTGGATTCTTTCCGGAGCGAACTGATCGGATGCTATTAGCGGAATCTTTTGCGGATTTTATCAAGGAGAAGAAGGAGCCTTCCCTGTTGAAGGAATTCAGGGAGAAGGCGGAGAATCTTTTGAATGCCGCTCCTTTTCCCAGCTCCGCTTTGGAGTCCTGGAGAAAAATCAGTCTTTCTAATTTTAAAATATCAGAATATGCAAAATCGGCTCCGGAATCCTCCGTGGACCTTTCCGGACTAAGCGGTGCATCCGTAGTCCGACTCCAAGATCTTCCGACGGAGAAACTTTCCGAGGTATTGAAACGGATTGAGACTTCCTTATATCTTTACGAGAAGGAATGGTTTCCCTTATACGTATTTTCCAGATTCACTCATGCCTATCATATCCGATTGAATTCTTCGGAAGAGAATGTTCCGGAGATCCGGATCCGATTGGAAGAAGGAAATCTGATTCTTCCATTGCTTATTATCGATGCTCCTGCAAATTCCAAGTCGACGTTTTTGGAGAGATGGGAATCGCCTTCCACCAAGGATCTCGTTCTTATGAACGGAGTTACGCTTCTGAATACTCCCGTCGGAGGAGACTTTCGGTATTCCTCCGTCGAGAATTTGGGCGATTCCACGTTTCGCTTCCGAGCTACTCATTCCGTACAAGACAAGGATTCCAAATTTCATACGAGCATAGCGACTTGGGGAGGATACCGCGGAAAATCCTTCTACGACGCTTGGGTGTCGGGCAAAGGCGCTTGGACCCGTTATGCGGGGCTTGCTCCTTTGAAAGGAAGGGAATTTCAGGATACCGAAATTCGGATTCTTCATAAGGAGAGCCACGGACAAAGTTCCATACTTTTCCGATCCGTTGTCAAAGACAAGGCCCATAATGTATTCACCGGAAATCTGCATATCCCTTCTCATTGCAAGGATGTGGGTGCTATTCAGATCAATAATAACCTTCTTCTAGACCGGACGGCTAGAGCGGAATCCATACCCAAACTGGAAGTGTTCGCGGATAGCGTGAAATGCGAGCATGGGGCGACCGTGGGAGAGATCGACGAAGAGCAATTATTCTACCTCGCATCCCGAGGTATAGACGAAGAAGAAGCTCGTCGAATGATAGTAGAGGGCTTCTTAAACGAGATCGTGCGAGAATTTCCTTCCGAATCCTTGCAGGAAGAATTAGGTTCTATGATAGAATCTAGAATGATAGGGCGATAATGGGAGAATTCCAAAAACTCGCAAAACTCTCGGATCTGGAGGAAGGCAAGGTCTTCGTGGCGGAGACCCGTTATAGCCGGGTGGGCTTGACCAGGTTCGGAGAAGAGGTTTGCGCATTTGCCGATATTTGCACCCATGACGGAGAGGACATATCGACCGGAGAACTGGAGGGAGACGTAATCGTCTGTCCTAGGCACGCGGCCAAGTTCAATATCCGGACCGGTAAGGTGCTTTGTATGCCCGCTGTCGAGGATTTGCCAGTCTATAAGACAAGAATCGTAGGTGACGACGTGGAAGTGGAGTTGGAGGATTGACATGAAGGCAGCCGGGAGAGAGATACGATGAGTTTCGACCTAGCAAAGATCCGAAATGATTTCCCCATTCTATCCACTCGAATGAACGGGAAGCCTCTGGTATTTCTGGATAGCGCGGCCAGTTCCCAGAAGCCTCGAAGCGTCATCGATACGATCAGCCGTTATTACGAGGAAGAGAACGCGAATATCCATAGAGGGATCTACGCTCTCTCCCAAAAGGCCACCGAAAAATACGAGATGTCCAGAATCAAGATATCCCGATTCATCGGAGCGCAATGCGCTAAGGTAGTCATCTTTACCCGAAATACCACGGAATCCATCAACCTCGTCGCTCAATCCTGGGGGCGTACGAATATACACGAGGGAGACGAGATCGTTCTCACCGAGTTGGAGCACCATTCCAATCTGGTTCCTTGGCAAATGCTGGCGCAGGAAAAGCAGGCTGTCCTGAAATTTATCCCTTTGAACCAGGACGCTACATTAGATTTAAGTAATTTAGACGAGATCATCACCGACCGGGTCAAATTGGTGGCTTTAGCTCAGATGTCCAACGTAACCGGTACCGTTCACGATTTGGAGCCTATTATAAAAAGAGCTAGGCAAGTAGGAGCCAAGGTTTTAGTGGACGGAGCCCAAGGCGCTTCTCATTTGCAAACGAACGTCCAAAAACAGGACTTCGATTTTTACGCATTCTCCGCTCATAAGATGCTCGGACCCACGGGAGTGGGTGTACTCTATGCCAAGGAAGAGATCTTGGAAACCATGCCTCCTTGGATGGGTGGCGGGGATATGATCGAGAAGGTCTGGAAAGACAGGTCTACTTATGCGGATCTTCCCGCTAGATTAGAAGCAGGGACTCCGAATATTGCCGGGGGAATCGGCTTTGCCGCGGCAATAGAATATCTGGAGTCCGTGGGGATGCAGGAAATCCATAATCACGAATTGCAATTATTGGAATATGCGTTGGATCGCTTGGACGATTTCGGAGGCTTGGAATTATACGGCCCTACCGATCTCAAGAAAAGAGGTGGAGTCATCTCCTTTAATTTTCCGGGAGTCCATCCTCACGACGTCGGATCCATATTGGACGAGGAAGGTATAGCCATCCGAGTGGGACATCATTGCGCCCAGCCTTTCATGGACTTCAAGGGAATCGCAGGAACTTGTAGGGCCTCTTTCTATCTTTATAACACCAAAGAGGACGTAGACGCTCTTCTGGGGGGTCTAAAGAAGGTGAAGGAGATCTTCGGTCGTGTCCTTAAGCGATAGTCTTTACAAAGAAGTACTCATCGATCATTACCAAAATCCTAGGCACCACGGGGTTTTGGAGCATCCGGATCTGCACGGAGAAGGAGTAAATCCTCTTTGCGGAGACGAGGTGGAACTTTTTCTTAAACTGGACAAAGACAAGATCGCAGATATTACATTTACGGGTAAGGGTTGCTCCATCTCCCAAGCTTCGGCCTCCATGTTGACCGAAAGCCTTTACGGCAAGAACTTAGGGGAAGCAAAAGAGCTTTTAAGTAAATTCAAGGCCATGTTACTCGAAGACAAGGATCCGCATTTTTCGGAAGAATATGAGGACTTGGAATCCTTGGAAGCGGTGAAGAAGCTTCCGGCTCGGATCAAATGCGCCGTTCTAGCCTGGAACACTTTAGAAAAGACTCTTTCCTGATCCGATTCCGATCATTTCTTTTTCCTCTCGAATTTTCAATTTGACAATAAGGAATCTTGGCCGCGAGTCTTTCCGGTAATGCGACACTCACGCTTTCTTTTCTTTTTAGTTTTTTCGTTTCTGTTAACCGAATGCAGTTCTCTAGGCAATTTCGGAACCTCCGAAACTTCGAAATTACCCGTTTGGATCAGGGAAGAAGGTCCCTATCCGGTCTATAGATTGGTCCCGGTGAGACCCGCTAGTTTCTCTCAGGATGCAACGCCGGGGTCCGATGGTTGCTTCAGTTACGAAAATCCTAAGGCGGTAAATTCGTCCCGCTTACGGATGGATCCGCCTTATTTAATCAAAATCGGTAGGAACTTTCTTAAGAAGGAATACGGTAGTAGAGCGGATTTACTGCCGTTCGGTTCTATCCAGAGATATAAATCGGAAGACTCGATCCAGTTCGTTCAGGATCCGAGCGACGGTGCGAATTTTGCCAACAAAGAATCGGTTCTAAAAATCGGCGAAAGCGAGGTGATCTCCGGAAATCTTTGCGTCTTCGACATATACCCGGAGAACTCGTCGGCTTACTATTGTCATTGGGATAAGGCGGTGGAAATCTGGACCAAAACGATGCAGGCCAGAAAGGTCAAATTAAAAAAGCAGAAATTGAATATGCTGATACGCTATAATTCGATAGATAAGCCGGGACAGATTTTGATGGCTCCGTATTGGTGGCTTTATGAAAGCGATAATGAAAAGTCCGATCTACTTATAAATCAGCACACCTGTGAAATCAGGGAGGGACTTTAATTTGCTAACCAAACGCTTTTTTGTTATTTTCTGTATTTGTAATGCGATTTTTTCCTGTGGGAAAAGCGCACAGACTCAAAGCCATGATCGGGGGCTGATAAAGGGATATAAAGCCATGCCGATCATAAGGTTGATTCCCATTAGACCGATCGGAGCAAAAGAAACTCTAGCGCCCGAGTCCAACGGATGTTTCGAACTTTACGATCAATCCCATTTCGATAAGAAGAAAAAGAACTTTAAGTTTTCTCCCGAAAAGAGCGCAAAAGTCTTCGGAGATTTTTTAAGAGATCAATTTGAGAATAGAATCTCCCGATTGGAGCTTTATGAAATCGAGAAGTCGGATTCAGGGGTTCATGCGACCCTATTTCATGCTAGTTGGAAAAACGTAGAATTCGGAATAGGGACCAGCTATTTGTACGTAACTCCGGAGAATAAACTGGAAGGTGTGAAACTTTGCGTCTTCGATTTTATACCCGAGAAAGAACCCAGCGGTTATTGCTCTCAAGAGGAGGCCTTTCGCCTCTGGTCGACTTATTACAGGGATCGCTTGAAGGTCGATAAGGAATATGTCAATATATACATAAAGACCAGATATCAGAGCTTAAATCCGGAGGATCCTTTACTTCTTACTCCTTACTGGAAAGTCGGATCTTACAGCTACGATAATGCAAACTTACTAGTCAGTCAGATCGATTGCTCGGTTGTCGAAATTCAATGGTAAGAAAAGTCCGGTCGATTGAAATGAAACTGCTGCAATGCCTTTCGAAGCTCTCTTTTAGTCCGTCTTAATATCCAATGCGGGAAATATTCTTAGCATTTCTAAGATTAGGGCTGGTGAGTTTCGGAGGGCCGACCGCCCACATAGGATACTTCCATTCCGAATTTGTAATCAAGAAAAAGTGGATAGAAGAATCAGTATTCGCGGAAATGCAGGCGATTTGCCAAATGCTACCGGGACCGGCGAGTAGCCAGTTAGGTATATGTATAGGAGCCATTCGTGGCGGTACCGGAGGCGGATTGGCTGCGTGGTTAGGATTTACTCTGCCTTCCGCGGTTTTACTCGTATTGTTTGCGGAGCTCGTAAAGAAGGATATCAT is a window encoding:
- the sufU gene encoding Fe-S cluster assembly sulfur transfer protein SufU; this encodes MSLSDSLYKEVLIDHYQNPRHHGVLEHPDLHGEGVNPLCGDEVELFLKLDKDKIADITFTGKGCSISQASASMLTESLYGKNLGEAKELLSKFKAMLLEDKDPHFSEEYEDLESLEAVKKLPARIKCAVLAWNTLEKTLS
- a CDS encoding Rieske (2Fe-2S) protein; translation: MGEFQKLAKLSDLEEGKVFVAETRYSRVGLTRFGEEVCAFADICTHDGEDISTGELEGDVIVCPRHAAKFNIRTGKVLCMPAVEDLPVYKTRIVGDDVEVELED
- the sufD gene encoding Fe-S cluster assembly protein SufD, which encodes MLLAESFADFIKEKKEPSLLKEFREKAENLLNAAPFPSSALESWRKISLSNFKISEYAKSAPESSVDLSGLSGASVVRLQDLPTEKLSEVLKRIETSLYLYEKEWFPLYVFSRFTHAYHIRLNSSEENVPEIRIRLEEGNLILPLLIIDAPANSKSTFLERWESPSTKDLVLMNGVTLLNTPVGGDFRYSSVENLGDSTFRFRATHSVQDKDSKFHTSIATWGGYRGKSFYDAWVSGKGAWTRYAGLAPLKGREFQDTEIRILHKESHGQSSILFRSVVKDKAHNVFTGNLHIPSHCKDVGAIQINNNLLLDRTARAESIPKLEVFADSVKCEHGATVGEIDEEQLFYLASRGIDEEEARRMIVEGFLNEIVREFPSESLQEELGSMIESRMIGR
- the sufC gene encoding Fe-S cluster assembly ATPase SufC, producing the protein MAELLRISNLRAGVETENGEVQEILKGVDLTIGEGEVHAIMGPNGSGKSTLSNVIMGHPKYKVISGDIFFKGESLLEKPTDERARAGIFLCFQYPTSIPGVTIGNFLRTILKSVRGKDLPVKEFRKELKEATALLEVPDAWIGRYVNDGFSGGEKKRNEILQMTLLKPKLSVLDETDSGLDIDALRIISEGITKNKSADRSILLITHYQRMLNYVTPDFVHVFAQGKILKTGGSELALELEEKGYDWILSGAN
- a CDS encoding cysteine desulfurase → MSFDLAKIRNDFPILSTRMNGKPLVFLDSAASSQKPRSVIDTISRYYEEENANIHRGIYALSQKATEKYEMSRIKISRFIGAQCAKVVIFTRNTTESINLVAQSWGRTNIHEGDEIVLTELEHHSNLVPWQMLAQEKQAVLKFIPLNQDATLDLSNLDEIITDRVKLVALAQMSNVTGTVHDLEPIIKRARQVGAKVLVDGAQGASHLQTNVQKQDFDFYAFSAHKMLGPTGVGVLYAKEEILETMPPWMGGGDMIEKVWKDRSTYADLPARLEAGTPNIAGGIGFAAAIEYLESVGMQEIHNHELQLLEYALDRLDDFGGLELYGPTDLKKRGGVISFNFPGVHPHDVGSILDEEGIAIRVGHHCAQPFMDFKGIAGTCRASFYLYNTKEDVDALLGGLKKVKEIFGRVLKR